From Neofelis nebulosa isolate mNeoNeb1 chromosome X, mNeoNeb1.pri, whole genome shotgun sequence:
attgatttctaatttcatttaactgtgaatagaagtggcaagagtgcACATCTTTGCCTTCTTCCTGATACTTGGGgaaagatttcaatcttttatcATTTGTCATGAAGTTAATTATtaacacaaatatatggccaatttatttctgacaaaaatgcaaaagaaagaaaatggagaaagaatactCTCTTCAATGTATGGTGCTGAAACAACTGGAAATTCATAAGCAAAAAGTGAACCTTAACCTAAACCCCACACTTATATATAAGCATCAAGTCAAAaagatcatagatctaaatgtaaaatatacaacTCTAAAACtctttaaggaaaacaaagaagaaatcttaCTCATAATCTGTTGTTAgacaaagagttcttagacatgtaaaaaaaaaaaagatgctacaTGAAAGAAAAACCTGATAATTGGATAATTGGATTTTatcaaagtttaaaacatttgttCTGAGGCAAAAAACTTGTgtactaaaaactacaaaatgctgcTGAAAGAATCAAAGATACAAATAATGCAAAGATaccccatgttcatggactgaagACTTAATATACCATTAAgctgtcaatactactcaaagtgatctatagattcagtgtaatctctatcaaaatcccaatgatattttttctagaaatagaaatatccaTCCTAATAGTCATATGGTATCTCAAGGGTTCCTAAGCGGTGaaaatcttggaaaagaagaacaaagttggaggtctcacttcctgacttcaaaacttactacaaatctacaataattaaaacagtgtaacactggcataaagacagacatgtatactaatggaatagaatggacAGCCTAGGAACAGACTTTTGTATTTATGGTCAAATGAATTCTGGAGAGGGAGCTAAGAACATTCAATGGGTAAAGGACGATCTTTTCAACAAgtagtattgggaaaactggatatcaacatgcaaaaaataaagttggatccTTACCTTATAActcatacaaaaaaattaactcaaaatagaccaAAGACtcaaatgtaagagctaaaactataaaacgctCAGAAGATAACATACGAAAAAACCTTTATGACATTATATTTGGCAATGATTTACTGGCTTTGACACCAAAAAGCataggtaacaaaagaaaaaactgacaaataagactatcaaaaatataaacttttgcacatcaaaggacacaatcaataGAGTGAGAAGGCAACCCATGAAGGGAAATACTTGCAAATTATTTATCTGATAAAAGAATCAATAtatagaatatacaaaaaaatcccacaactcaacaataaataaataaacaaccagTTTAGATAATGGGCAAAGtacttaaataaacatttctcaaaagaagatacataaatagCCAaaaagcacacgaaaagatgcacATCACCagtctttagggaaatgcaaatcaaaaccacagtgaaataccacttcacactcattaggatagctcttacaaaaaagaaaaaaagaaatgaagtgttgGCAACGGTGTGGGAAAATTGGAATCTTTCtttactgctggtgggaatgtcaaatgatacagcctctatggaaaacagtatggtggttcctcaaaagatgaaatacagaattaccatatgatctagcaattccacttctgggtatatgctCAAAACatctgaaagcagggacttgaacagacacttgtACATCCagtttcatagcagcattattcacaacagccaaacgGTAGAAGCAACACAAGTTACTACTgacagatgaagggataaacaaactgtggtgaatacatacaatggaatactattcagccttaagaagGGAGGAAATTCTGGCACACAGATGACCTagaagacattatactaagtgaaataagccagacacaggacaaatattgtaggattccacGTATCTGAGGTACCTAAAGTAGTcgaattcacagagacagaaggaatggTGTTTGCCAGGGGCAAAAAGGGGAAGTATAAAAGGGAATGATGTTTAATGGGTACggaatttcagtttgggaagatgaaaaagtcagGGAGATGGATAGTGATGATGGTTTCAGagcagtgtgaatatacttaatgccacagaattGTACACTGAAAAAATGGTTGAAACGGTCAATTTTATGTTAGGTGTATTttaccatgatgaaaaaaaaagtctgttctgCAAAAGGCACTGTcgagagaatgaaaagataagctacagactgggataaaatttttgtaaatcatatatccaaCGGAGAATTGCATTTGGAATACATAAAGAGCTCTcaaaagccagaaagaaaagaaacaacccaattaaaaaacagcaaaagatttgaacagacacttcagcAAACAGGATATAAAGgtagcaaataagcatatgaaaagatgttcaacatcattagccattaaggaaatacaaattaaaactacaatgagataccacttcatagcTATCGgaagaactaaaataaataccAATGATACCAAAGGTTGACAAAGATgcggagcaactggaactctcatacattgctggtaggaatgcaaaatggttcagccactctggaaaatggtttggcagtttcttataaagttaaacagaCACTTACCATAGGACCCAGTAATcccactcctagatatttaccttagagaaataaaaatttatgttcacacaaaaacctgtacaaaaatgttcatatcaGTATTATTCATCATCACCataaactggaaacagcccaaacgTACTTCAATGggtggatgaataaacaaattttggAATAACCATAGAATGGAATGCTATCCGGCAACATGAATGAGCTATCAATACACACGACTTGGATGACTCTCAGAGGCAttacactaaatgaaagaagccactcTCAAAAGATGACATATTGTACGATTCTGTTTATGTGACgttctttaaaagacaaaactacagTAATGGAGAACAGATCTGGGATTGCCAGAGATTATGGGTGGAGTTGGGGATGACTATCAATGGATGGTATGAGGGATTTTTAGGGTGATGGAGCTGTTTTCTGTCCTGATTGTGGTGGTAGTGACATGAATCTACATGATTTACATGATTTACAATTCACAGAATTgtacaccaagaaaaaaaaaagaaaaaaccaggcAATTTTATTgtaagttcattttaaaaagaaaatattactatcATATCATTATCAATAGTTATACTTTAgtgattaataaaaatattcagaattagTTGTGAAACAGGATCTAAAAATCATTAAGTTCACTTTACGTCTGATACAATAACTTACAggtatagagaaaaaaatcaacaacactaaatgtaaaattttacaaCTTCTACTAACTCCTCACTTTAATATTCTACATCAGGATAATATGCTCCCTCTGGATCATTTCCTATAAACATTGTCATATACTGAATATGGAATTAAATAAGCACTCAATTTAGAAGTCTGGGACCCTATGTTACATTCCTAAAGCTAACACTGTAAGAAAACTCTCGACTTGCCTTTTGTGCCTAATTTTATCTTCCTCTTCATTGAGGTCATGTACTTGTCTGCACTTGTCTTTTTGTGGTATGCTGTGAAGGTTTAAAGCAAGGAGtttcaaagataagaaaaagaacagattcatacaccacccacccaccccaaatACCAGGTACTGCTCTAAGTGATTTACATGTTATTACCTCACTTAAGCCTCCTAACAACCCTATAATATAGACACTActtctattctcattttacaagatgaagaaactgaagcatagaGCGGTAACTTGCCCAACATCTTATAACAAGCTAGTAAGTGGGGGAGCCAGGATTGTTCCAGCAGTCTGCCGccagagcccatgttcttaaTCAGTAGGCTAGGTCTCTCCACAAAAGCCTGTTCACGtgttctttcattccttccttcaccGCTGCTCTTCCAATGTCTATGTTCTCTCTGCCTGTAACAACGCATTCATTCGTTCTCAGGGCTTTATGTACCACCTAAGCGTACATGATTCCCAATTCTGTGTATCCAGCTCTGACCTCTCCCCTGAGCTTTACTCCTGCTTTTCCAACGGCTTCCTCAGTATGGGTGTTTCATGATGCTGCCATTCTTACCAATTCAACATGTTTAAAATCAAACTCCTAGCCTTCCGTCAGAATTTCCTCATAAAGACTTTCTTAATTTTGCCAGCTGTTAAAGGCATACAGACTAAAACAGCTGGGTTACCTTTGACCTCTCCTTTGACCCTCTTCCTTCACTCTCAGGCAATAAGTTTAACCAGTTCTTCTTGGTGATGTCTCTTATAACCATACCTGCCTCTCTTTCCAGTACCACTGCAATCATTCTAGTCTAGATCTTCATACCTACATGACTATAAGACCTCCTAAATCATTCTCCCTGCTcccagttctttctctctctcatcctgtTTATTGGCAACCAGATTAATCATTTTCAAATACTGCTTTTATCACATTACTCCTGGCTCAAAATCCTGGAACCATATCCAAACTCAGTAACTGAATAACTAACTCAGTATAACTAACTAACCAAATAAAGTTCAAAACATTTAGCTACCTTTCTAACCTTGTCTCTCACAACAGCCTTAGACATGCTGGTGTGCCACACCACCATCTGCAAATAAAATGCCTTTCCTTCTCCTTACTAAGGAATAGGTAGTATTAAAGGAATGTTTAAATCTTACCTCCTCTGAGAGGCCTTCTTCAGTCATGCCAATGCACAGAGGCCTTTCTCTCCAATGAACTCCAACGGCACCTAACAACTGCATCTAGCGTTGTTACTAAACGTTACATGGTTCTCGCTCCAACCAGAACTTTACTCACTAGAAGTCAGGAATGATTTCTTAAGTTTCCGTGCACCTGCCACAGTGCCTAGCAAAACTCATCTGTTAAACTAATACTCTCTGGTTAAGACACACACCATTTATCTATAGACTTTGTGCTAATTTATAGTTCAGACCAAAGACCCTTCACAATCTAGCCTCACCTACCTTTCCAGTATCACTCTCTCTCATCCCCTGCTGTGCCCTATGCCTCCTGCCACAATGAACTTTTCACTGTTCCCTAGATGCACCAGGCCCTTCCACAAACCTGCTCCTATTCACCTACTGTCTGTCATGCCCCCTGCCCCTTATTTACCTGACAGTTGACTGTTGAGCTGTCAAGGCTTAGTACAAATGTCAACTCCTGACTCCCCCCTCAACTAGACTGAGATGTTCTGTGTTCTGCGCTCCCGTAGCATTTTATTCACATCTCTGTAACAGTAATTTCCATGGTGTATCACAACTGACTGTGTACATATTTGTCTCTGTCATGGGGCTTTCTGCATTCCTCAAGGACAGTGATAGTTTCTCTCCCCTACTCCTTTCACTAACTTTTCACATTTAATGCCCTGCTGTTAAATCTTCCTCTCAGCGAAACAGCATGTCAAAATCAGTGGCGATCACATACCTTGGTAATAAAGAGCCTTGAGGAAGGAGTGCCGATCAGCTCCCTGGAATAAAGagttttctatttccatttcacGCCGGGTCAGTTGTTTGCTCTTGGCAAATCTCTGTGGCAGGCAAAGGATGCGCTGACGCTCCGAGATCCTTTCTTCAATATCTTGAAGACGGTTCTGTATTGCTTCAGGTGTTGCCCTCAGTCTTGTCTTCTGGAACCAGAGAAATGCAATGACATATATCATAGAGGACACACCCTGAAAGTGATGGTCTAATGTCTGAGATAAGAAAGAAGACAATGTAGGACACGGAATGATCATTCATAGACGTGTGAGCTAAAAAGTCAAGGAAGAGCTGCCCTTTAGCAAGGTTCCTCGCACAGAAACCAAAGAAGAATCCAACAGAAAGCTCAGTTTTGTAAGAACTAAACATGAAAAGGTTTTCAGGGCCAAAGGAAGAGATCTTGCTCTTtattctccaggaaaaaaaacaaaaggtccCACTCACCTTTTCACCTGAAACGTGGCTCTTCCAGATCAAGATTTCTGTTTCATTGAGCCCTAGCTCCCGAAGAGAAGCAGTTTCCTGGTCCTTCTCATGCAGTGTCTGGAACTGGGACAAAGTCATGGTCCCAGCTGCTTCCTTCCCAAAGGGCTTGTACATAGTACCAGGAGCAAAGCTCTCTTTCTTAGACACACATCTGCAGAACAAGCAGGATGAAAGTAAGAACGTCTTCAAGTTACCAGTTTTCAGAAATGGGGCTCACCATTAGAAGAGGCCCAATGAAACTCATCAGCAATTTCTCTCTCATGTCCTATTTCTAGGTTGAAGCAACCATGCAATGATATAGAAGTCCATCAATATTCCCCACACCCAGGACCAATAAACGACTGGATCAAAtctttatttattgagtacctactatacaTCGCTGGGCTAGGTACTGAGGATTTAACAGTAAAAAAACCACAAGTAGTTTCTGCCTTTGTAGAAGAAAAGTGGAAGAGAAGCAGGTAAACAGGCAATGATCATATTGGGTTATAAGTGCTAGGTATGTTaagggaagacagaggaaaggTACTTAACCCAGACTTAGTGGGATACGGGAGGCCTcccagaggaagagacacagaagcaaAATGTTGCCTAATAAGTAGAAGTTGGCCAAggaaagtggggagggagaggagtgtTCCATCCAGGCTTTAAGAGGGATCTGCTTCCTGGAGGTAAGGGTCTATGGTACTCTACCTGTTTGCAAAATCAATACCTACTCCTCAATGGAGACAGAGGTATCAAGTTGATGCTGAAGGAGGCTTTTCAGCTGCCTCTCGCCTTCTGTTTCCAACTCCTCCAGGACATGCTCACCACTCTTCACACAGCTATTTATCCTACAGTAGATATAAGAATATATGTAGAAAGTAGAAGCAACAGTGAGTCTCAAAGTATATTCTTTATATTATCTACTGGTAGTGAACCCATTTGTTTGAAGACACTTTTCTAACTATTTGGTGCCCTTTATCATTCATCCCACAAACATTGATTAAATATCCACTTACACACAATGCACTGTGTTAGGTACTGATGGAGTCGACGATATTCAAGACATTGTCTCCATCCTCAAGAAGCTTGCAATTTATTTAGGGAGAAACATCATGTGTGTACATGTTACGTGTATGTGCCTgttgtggggtggggaagagagagggagggaggtagagagagagagaagagaagagcaaTACAAAGAAGGATATGCCAAATTAGTAGGAATTCATATAGAAGGAGATACTTGGGAGCTAGGGTGACAAAATGAAGACTCTGGAAAGATAATTCTTAAATTGGCATTTGAAGGACTGGGTATGATGAAGGAAAGATCAGGGAGAATGAgtaagaagagacagaaatatgTTCTGGGGGAATAATACGAAGTTCAATTTAGCTGGCATTCACACATATGAGCACTGGGAGATGATCTTTGAGGGGGTAATTAGACTCAGATTGTAACTGGCCTTACATACACCAACTAAGGGGCCTGGACCTTCCTATATAGGTATTAGAAAGCAATTAGGCAGTTAAGTAACATGATACAAATGATGGTTTAGGAAAATGAATGTGGTTACAATATGCCTTATAGATTCACAGGAAAGAAACCAGAAGGACTAGTTAGAAAACTCTTTAAATTTATCAAGTATAAGGCGATGAAAGTATACACTGGAGTGGTAATAGTGGAACAGAAAAGTGGGGAGTTAGAGGAGTGAAGCCTTTTGAAGGTAGGGGTAAGGGAGAAGTCAAAGATAACCCTGAAATTTCAAGCTGTATAACTTAAGAGAACATGGTACCaataaaggaaagaggaagatcCAAGAAGCAATAAGCAGTTTGGAAATGAGAAAGTCCATGTTGCCTTAGCCATGTGGAGTCAAACTACCCATTACAACTGAAACACCAGCATGAAGTATCAGGAATACTTCAAAGACATATTGACTCAGAGGTGCCAGTATAAGTGAGGTTGGCTAACAGGAAAGTGAGAGCTGGAAAAATTATATAGATGAGAGTCTGAGGCTGAAGATGGAAATCTCAAGTCATCTGTGTGGGCAGGATCTGGAGCTGTGAAAGAGGAGGCACTCTCTAAAGAAGAGAGTatagaaacaaatgcaaagaGGTCATAATATTTTATAGCTTACGCACTACTGTGTAGAAATCTAGGCAATGCTAATATAAGCTAGTCAACCCTAAATACCTGAAAACtcttattataaaagtaaaatgggcgtcttggtggctcaatcggttaggtgtccgacttcggctcaggtcatgatctcgcggtttatgagtttgagccccatgtagggctctgtgctgacagcctggagcctggagcctgcttcggagtctgtgtctctctctttctctctctgcccctcccccgcttgcactctgtctctctctctcaaaaataaataaatgttaaaaaaaatttaaaaaaagagtgtgaAGAAATAGCTGGACCAGTGGAGTATACAACAACaggtgacaaaaacaaaaatgagttaattccaggagaaaagcaaacattaaatacCTATAATAATCCTTTACTATTTGGGTTATGATACACTCTCCTAATTATAAGCAAGATTCCCATGCTCTAGAAAGACTGAGacctattttagaaaattttagaatatCCTCAGGCccaggttttttaaaaacttccttttAAGTATctaaatttgtatttgttatttaaaattctgaaagttCTTGCTAAGTTTAAAGTGGCTTTGAAAGGAATAAACCATAGCTAACTACATCAGTGCCCATGAATCAcgcagagtggaaaaaaaaaagcaagtcacagaaatATTCACACAATATGTGTCCATTCACATACAGttgaaaaatggatgaaagtagCACATAAATTCATATGTGGCAAacctagttttttaaaaaggcaagggaAGGATTAACGCAGAATTCGGGATAGTGGTCCcctcagggagaggagagggaggagaagcaaTCAGGGAAGGGACTTCTAAGATACTGCTAATTAATGTTCTATTTCTAAAGGCTGTGGTGGGTGCCAGTCTATTACTATTCTTTAAactgaatacatatatatgtatatatatatatatatatatataatttttcatatacgAAATATATcataataagcattttttaaaaattattttgaggcaGGGAAAATCAGAAAcggttttttaaaagatgcagaaACTGACAGTACAGGAGAGCATAATATCAGAAGAACTTTAAATGAACCGTCCTATTCCCGAGTGATCTTTCTACTTTGCAGTGAATCCAAAACCAATTTAAGGAGGATCTTTTTCAAAAAGCATTGTGTGCTGTCAAACAATTGTGAAGCTCAGGCTTTCAACAATGACGAGCCAAGTTAAAGATGCCATTCCCTACAGAATCAGTAGGGGGAGCTGCTTACAGCGGTGCTTTTCCTATGATTCATGGAGCCGGTTTTGTACTTTCCGTCTAAATTTTTAGACACAAAGTGTATCAGTAGCTTACGTTAAGATCTGAAAGCGCTACATGCCCTTCGAGGCCCAAAAAAGTCTTCTTTAGTacacaaacactgaaaaaaaaaaaaaaaaaaagaaagaaagaaaagaaaaaaggcgcCCACGCCGGGCCCCTTTCGGAGGATGAGGTGGAGgtagggagggacagggaggagccGGCCTGGGTTTCTCCGGCGCTGGGCATCAGTCGGCCAAcaccctttttttatttttattttttacctgggTGGGTCCGTCTGAAGCTGTAAGAAGCCACGGCATCCGTGCAGCTCCCGGGGCCGGCGCCGTGGCCTAGATGCCCGTGCGGGCAAGGCATTCCTACGGGAagcggcggcgacggcggccCTTCCTGAACTTCTCCCTGCAGGCCTATCTAGCCcgtttcccctcctccctcctcctttgtcTTCCAGCTCACACGTAACCGCATCCCGAGAACGTGACATACCCCAAACACAAAGTCATAAAATCTATTTTCAATGTTAAAAGGTAGAAGAGAGCTCCCTTTGCCGCCTGCTCTCAGACAAGCCCTTACCTCTTCATGTTTCCACAGGCCCCTATCTCTAACTTGGCTGAACAGGCCGCGGACTTCAAGTCCCAGAACTCCGTGCGGCCGACTCTAAGGGGATTGTGGTGGAGTGCGGGGCTCTGGGAATTGTAGTCGCGCAAAGCTAAAGAAACCGAAACACAAGAGTACCTACTGAATTGGTACCTACCGGTGTATTGtaaattcaaatatttctccTACGGGTTAAGGACAACACCCAAAATATCCAGCTCATAAAGCTTTGACTTCTTGACTGACTCAATCAGTATCACCAAATCCTGGCTCCTCTACTTTTCCTTCAATGTGTCCCTATCAACCCTGCTTCTGCTTTCAAGGACTTGTTATCTGGCCTACCTTCTGTGTCCAGTGGGCCCCTTAGTCCATCCTCTGCAGGATAGCCAGTTATCAGACACAAGTTTGACACATAATTTGCACTAACGGTTCTCCTCTATCTGTTACAGAGGCTTATGAGACATTGTACTGCCTATC
This genomic window contains:
- the RBM41 gene encoding RNA-binding protein 41 isoform X3 — protein: MSRSRDAVTCELEDKGGGRRGNGLDRPAGRSSGRAAVAAASRRNALPARASRPRRRPRELHGCRGFLQLQTDPPRINSCVKSGEHVLEELETEGERQLKSLLQHQLDTSVSIEECVSKKESFAPGTMYKPFGKEAAGTMTLSQFQTLHEKDQETASLRELGLNETEILIWKSHVSGEKKTRLRATPEAIQNRLQDIEERISERQRILCLPQRFAKSKQLTRREMEIENSLFQGADRHSFLKALYYQDEPQKKNKGDPMNNLESFYQEMIMKKRLEEFQLMRGEPFASHSLVSATSVGDSGTAENPSLLQDKGKQAAQGKGPSLHVAKVFDNSPEQCWTGPKKLTQPIEFVPEDEIQRNRLSEEEIRKIPMFSSYNPGEPNKVLYLKNLSPRVTERDLVSLFARFQEKKGPPIQFRMMTGRMRGQAFITFPNKELAQQALHLVNGYKLHGKILVIEFGKNKKQRSDLQAASLISSATDNTTEISGS
- the RBM41 gene encoding RNA-binding protein 41 isoform X1, producing MSRSRDAVTCELEDKGGGRRGNGLDRPAGRSSGRAAVAAASRRNALPARASRPRRRPRELHGCRGFLQLQTDPPRINSCVKSGEHVLEELETEGERQLKSLLQHQLDTSVSIEECVSKKESFAPGTMYKPFGKEAAGTMTLSQFQTLHEKDQETASLRELGLNETEILIWKSHVSGEKKTRLRATPEAIQNRLQDIEERISERQRILCLPQRFAKSKQLTRREMEIENSLFQGADRHSFLKALYYQAYHKKTSADKYMTSMKRKIKLGTKDEPQKKNKGDPMNNLESFYQEMIMKKRLEEFQLMRGEPFASHSLVSATSVGDSGTAENPSLLQDKGKQAAQGKGPSLHVAKVFDNSPEQCWTGPKKLTQPIEFVPEDEIQRNRLSEEEIRKIPMFSSYNPGEPNKVLYLKNLSPRVTERDLVSLFARFQEKKGPPIQFRMMTGRMRGQAFITFPNKELAQQALHLVNGYKLHGKILVIEFGKNKKQRSDLQAASLISSATDNTTEISGS
- the RBM41 gene encoding RNA-binding protein 41 isoform X2 codes for the protein MSRSRDAVTCELEDKGGGRRGNGLDRPAGRSSGRAAVAAASRRNALPARASRPRRRPRELHGCRGFLQLQTDPPRINSCVKSGEHVLEELETEGERQLKSLLQHQLDTSVSIEECVSKKESFAPGTMYKPFGKEAAGTMTLSQFQTLHEKDQETASLRELGLNETEILIWKSHVSGEKTRLRATPEAIQNRLQDIEERISERQRILCLPQRFAKSKQLTRREMEIENSLFQGADRHSFLKALYYQAYHKKTSADKYMTSMKRKIKLGTKDEPQKKNKGDPMNNLESFYQEMIMKKRLEEFQLMRGEPFASHSLVSATSVGDSGTAENPSLLQDKGKQAAQGKGPSLHVAKVFDNSPEQCWTGPKKLTQPIEFVPEDEIQRNRLSEEEIRKIPMFSSYNPGEPNKVLYLKNLSPRVTERDLVSLFARFQEKKGPPIQFRMMTGRMRGQAFITFPNKELAQQALHLVNGYKLHGKILVIEFGKNKKQRSDLQAASLISSATDNTTEISGS